The sequence below is a genomic window from Lolium perenne isolate Kyuss_39 chromosome 7, Kyuss_2.0, whole genome shotgun sequence.
GAAAATCTCACTTGCACAGTTGCACAGCAGCCAGCCGTCACAGATCGTCATTCTGAAACATAATTTCTAGAATTGATCAAGCGAAAGGAATGTCAGTTCAACTACGAGAACTATCGAATTTTATTTGGACTTTCTGATTCTATGAGTTCCAGGGACGATAGTTAAACCCATGTCCGGCCATGATCATGTCTTGACAAAATTACAAATAACCACGATAATTGCAGCTAGGTTTTTAAAAAACTACAATTTTACGTATGTATAATTAACAGATAGCACTGACTGCGCTGCTTATGCCTGTAGCTTACGACGATTCTGATAAGTGGGACGTGATATCAGGGTGGTGTGGCAAGGCGGAAACGGGCGAGGTGCTATACATTAAACTGTTCCAAATTATGGATctttttttttgtaatttttcCGAGCCCCTATGTGTGCGTCCAATCTTCATATCTTGAGTTGTTAGCATAGAACCACCATATTTCTGGCTAAATGTCGATTTTTTGGTACCATTTTACGTTTTGGAAGCAAAAAACTACCACATTTTTCGTAGATTTTGCAAAAACCACTAGACGCGAATTGATCTCAGATTGACACCGTTTCTGACGCGTGGGGTCCAGTCTCCAGGCTGATGTGGCGGTGTTAGATGGTGCATGGCCATCATTTTGCAGATAGGTCCTCACATTTTGAATGTAAATTACGCACGAGTACCTCACACCTTGTAGTTTTCAAAAAATCTCCTATTTATTTTTTAAACCTTTATAACTTTTAAATACTAATTCAAATAGAAAAACTTTTAATATGAAAAGTGCTCAAAAATATTTGAATATTTTAAACATAATTTTTGTAAAACCTTCATAACTTTTAAATACTAATTTAAATGGAAAAACTTTTAATATGAAAAGTGCTCAGAAATTTCTGGTGAAATCTATTCTTGAATTAAGTAACCCGTACAAACCGATATTAATATTAGTTAATTCTACTACAGTAGTATCTTTTTGCAATATCTATATGGCCGTATACAGAGTGGAATCCCATTCCGGTTCTTTTGTGGGTGTTCCTACGAAATCGCCGAGACCTCTGATTCTGAACTCTCAAGTGGCCGGTTACCGTTGATGAAGGCAACCACCGCGTCCATCTCTTTGGCCGCCTTCTCGCCGTCGGGCTTCAAGAGAAAGTAGACGTGGCTCTCGCCGGGCGTCTCGTAGAGCCGCACATCGCCGCCCCACCCGCTGTCCCCGAGCGCGGCGACGTACGCGCGGCCCCTCGCGGCCAGCACGTCCAGCCCCGCCACGGTCACCAGCACGCGCGCGCACCCGAGCCGCCGCCACTCGTCGCTCGCCATGGCCACCGGGTTGATCACCGGGTCGTCCACCCCGTACCTCCCCGCGCACACGAAGCTCCACGTGCGGTCCCGCCACCGCCGCTCCGCCGGGTCCCGCGTCTCCGACGGCACGGGGCGCTTCCCCCAGAAGTATGGGTCCAGCAGCGCTACGCCCTGGATGGTCGCGCCGCCGTCCAGGCCCTCCCGCCCGGCGCGCATGGCCACGTTGTGCGCGATGTTGCCGCCCGCGCTGTCGCCGACCAGGAACAGCCGCGTCAGGTCGGCGCGGCGCGACAGCCAGGGCTCCGCTTCAGCCCCGGACCCGCACCGCGCGCTCCTGAGCGCCCACCGGAGCGCCGTCCACGCGTCGTCGTAGGCCGTCGGGAGGGGGCGCTCCGGCGAGAGGTGGTAGTCCACCGACACGGCGAGCACTCCGGCCTTGGACGCGAGCGCGTTGAGGTACCGCTGGTACGTCGGCGAGAAGGCCGACTCCGTGACGAACGCGCCGCCGTGGTAGAACACCACCAGCGGAAGCGTCTCCGCCGTGCTGTTGGGCAGGTAGAGGCGGACGGCGAGCCCCGCGGCGGCGTCGATGGCCACGTCCTTGGACGCCACGCCGGTGGCCGGGTCCACGGAGGCCGGCACGGTGTCCGTGCCCATGAACCGCTCCACGCGGCCACTCTTGTACAGCACCaggaaggggaagaagaagaaatcGACGCCTTCATCATCGGCGGCCGGTACCGGCAGGCTGTGAGGAGCGCGCGGGGCGAGCAGCGCGCCCGCCATGTTGAGCAGGAGCAGCAGCGCATCGGAGATGCTCCTAGCCATAGCCATGACCGAATCAGCTCAGCAGTAGTAACCTTTCGTGCAAATTAAGCAGGTGATCGAGCTGACATTTTTATGCACTGTTTCTTGGGTTAAACTCGCCCAGGCCGGGACGGCAGCTCGAGGGGAAAATGCGAACGGTGCACAGCGACGTCTGTTTGTCAGGGTGCCGCACGCACCCATCGGAGAGCCTTGTATTTTTCGCTGGGAGAGGTACACGACGATGCTGCCAAACTTTGGGCGCGCGCGCAGAGCTCTCGCCAGCGTTGCACTGGCCTCCAAGCAGGGGCGGAGGCAAGGGGGGGCGAGCAGGGGTCAGACCCCCCCCAATGGTTCGCCCCCCTCAAATCTCGGCAGGTATTACCCTTAGTTTCCTTCCAATGACAGTAGATAATCACGTGAATAGTTTTAAGAGCTAGCTTAGTCGCTGTAGCTTTGCTCGTGTGTACCGTGACTACGAAGACCAACTAGATAACTGGCCCATTTACGAAGAATAGGCCATCGTAGCGGCCTGGGACTTGCCCCTTCTTTTACCTATACCAAGCGTGAGTCTGGCCGCCGCCTGGTATTCTGCTCGGATCGATCCAATTTTGCATCTCCAGCGTCTGCTGGCGCTCGGCATCCGCTCGCGCCAGGCGACTTCCGCTAGCGATTCTGATCAAGCCTCCCTCTGGCGCGGTGCGGTTGTGAGGTTGAGACCATCTTGCCATCGGAGATCCCCCTCATCCCCATCCGTATGTGTATCTGTTTACTTGATTAAGCACTCTGTTTTAAAGCCATTGCTGTATACATGTGTTACCGCTGCTAGTATTAGCTTGCTTTTCTGATCAATCACAACCGGTTTAGATACAGACCAGCAATAATTTCTTTACTAATCCAATGAATTATTATATCTATTCCCTGCAAAAAAGACGTAATGTATATGTATTTAATTATTTTATGCCTAATGATAAAGAGTAAAGCACCAACAACAATTACAGACTTTTTTGATAAATCTCTCACTGTCCCATGAAATTTAATTTTGCGATATATATAGTGATATTTTTCTCCCTTATGTGATCAAAATTTTTTTCGCCccccctatagtcaaatcctggctccgcccctgCCTCCAAGGTCTCGAACGACATGACAAGCAAAAGATCCTCTGCACTTGCTGCAAATTCCAGACAGTTAATCGCTCAGCCTTGTCGGGATGTTACTGAATATTCGACAAAGAAGACCTAATTTTGTTCTATGCTGTGTTATGTGTGTCCAGTCGGACAACAGTAGATAGataatactacctccatcctaagGCTTAAAGCCTATTTTGAAAGCCCCAACGGCTGAATTttggaagggggtatttataccctcaTTCTCCCTCCTTTCCAAGCTGCTCAATCATTCCCAAGTTCATCACCATTAGAGCCATCTAGATAAACACAAGAATCATaagatctcctcctccacccaaccaaagctcttgatctttggaggttcgaaggagaagaccccgatctacatcttcaccgaagtgatttgcatttccccctcatttgcttGAGGGCCCATTTGCTAGTGTTTCTCTTTTGagaaaccctagttgtttgtagttgatattgttctttgtgttgttgttgttgttgttacagatttgggagcctccaatttggttgtggatgtgtgccccaagaaccttgtaaaggcccggtttccgcctcgaggaaatcccttagtggacgtgggctaggccttcgtggcgttgctcaccggagacctgagtgaagctttcgtggcgttggtttggctttcgtaataaccacactcctccaaacgtagacgtaccttcttgcaaaggaacagAACTACaggaatcaactccgtgtctccgcgtgctccactctcggttacctctatcctattatcTCCCATATATATTGCGtaactatatcttgcttagtcgttgaccttgtcatataggtaaattcacatagctgcatatctagagaatttacctttgtgtcaagcctaaattgaaaaagaactaaaaattggttagcacctattcaccccccccccctctaggtgcggtatACGATCATTTCAATGCCAAATACAAAATTAATgttattagatagataatgaaatatattttcatgtgctatctacgaaatatcatatttattgatagattattctaaaattttggtcaaactttacttgctttgacttttccaaaaaaatataagccttaattcttgggatggaggtagtatgtgACCCGCCCCATCTCTACCCCCGGGGCAGCACCAACCCTAGCGCCACCAAAGACAAGGCCATGTGGCCTGCCGTGTGGCCGCTGCCACCGGTGAGGGCTGAGGTGGCGGTGGGCCCAGAGCTGAAGGCATCAGAGGTTGCATCATGGCAATGCCTCCTAGGTGGCTGCTGGGGACGGCACCGATGGCGTTTCGCTGCGCGCGGCAGCAAGGGTGGCACCCCTGGTCGTGCGATGGGTTTCTCCTGGGAATTACAGTTGGGGTGGAAGAGGCGAGCCGTAGGTCTAGGTTCCCGCCTAGATCCGTCAATGATGCGGCCGCCGGCCGCAGAGGCGGCGTGATGCACACTGCTGGCCTTGTTGTGGTGTCGTTGTGGGCATCTTGTTTGAGACGGACCAGAGGGCTGATAGGTGCGCATGAAGTCCGAGTTAGCTTGCCTCCTCTTCTAGCGAAGGGAGTCGGCTGGAAGGTGACGACAATGGGCCTGTCAATCTGCCTAATAAAGGTGTCGGTCCTAGGGTTCCGCTCACTCCATTATGGTTGCAAGCCCTCTTTAATCTGGCCGGCGTGTTAAGTTCACAAAGGCTCCGTTGGCTAACTCCATTGAGTGAAACATGCCTGGAGATTGCTAGATCAGATGAGATTCGGTCGTATGCATCTATGtttttccgaccgtttggtttcagGAGGGAGCGGCGCGTAGAGCTACTATCTGTTGAAATCATGGGTCATGTCTTGTTtgttccatggtgaagtcagagatGAAGAGGACTAGTAATGGTGGTTTGAGTCTTCGTAGTGATGAGGAATTTGCTTGGTGATTCAAGATGCGTAGCAGCGGTATGAAAATGGGGCGGAGAAGTTCAAAGTCTGACCTTCCAGGATGAAAATCCAAGATTTATCCTTAATTGGTTATGTCTGGCAATGATTTTGTTGAAGATATTGTTTTGAGAGCGTGAACTTTCTCTATGGTGAAAACCTATGACCTATGATCAGGCGGCGACAACATCTGCGCATTGTTATCTTCTTGGAGACGTCGCTTTCTGAGAATTCGGACTTCAGTTGTTGCCTTCGTGCATGAATTTTTCTTTTTAGCTTCTTCTTTTTTGAGGTTGTGTGCATTCGTAATGCCATAAGGGTATTGCGTTGTTGGAGAGGATcagtgtaattgatatctttacGGTATTAATATACTCATATTATTATAAAAAAGTCAGAGATAGAATGATTATACTTATTGCGTTGTTGGAGAGGaagggtgtaattgatatctttacAGTATTAATATATTCACCTTATTATAAAAAAAGTAAGAGATGGAATGATTATACTTATGCCATGAACGTCACGTGATCTTATTTAAATAACGTTCAAGATGACCGTCAAAATCTTACAAATGGCACACTACGATCAACATCCGTGGAGAGGCGAAGATTCACCACCATCGCAAAGGAACGGTTTGGCACTCTTGGCGACCGGTGCAACCACAACAGTTTGTGTATTGATGGCAACCAGGACGTCACCCGCTCCCCCCCTCCCCCGCCCCCACGCATTCGTGCAGCACCGGAGGCCAAACCCTAGCCCGTCGTACGGCGCCTCCCTCCATTTATCTCTCTCCCACCTCTATCGTGAAGCTCGCGTTGCCGCCAATGGAGGTGTCTCTCTCTCTCAATGTGATTTTATTTGGCCCCTAAAAACCAAGAAGTTGTTCGTCTACGAATCAATTTATGATATTAATCACAAGCTCGAAGTTCCAAATACTGAATCTAGTGGCATAGGGACTTTGGATAATCGGAAACAACAAAAGCTTCAAGAATCAGATTCCAAGTGTCTTAAGTTGAAAGACAATATATTTTCAGGGTTAGGGATTTTAACCATAGAATTAAGAGCAAATATGCTTAACAATTCAAATATTGGCTGCAAACACAAACTTAGATTTATTTTGATCTTTTAACTTTTTGGCTCTTCACATGTTTATAAATACCTTGTAAATATTCTAATTATATAATAAAATTTGCAATGGGATACTCTCCCACTGGGTACCATTAAAAGAATGGGTTCATACTATGGACGGGCCCAATTTTAGCCCTTTACTATGAACCTAGTATTAATGATTACTTTGCTTTATATGACGACGTGTAATGATTTGTCATGATCAATAGTATACGTATACACCCTTCATATGGTAAACTTTGACCATATATTTGGAAAAATA
It includes:
- the LOC127316507 gene encoding probable carboxylesterase 2 → MAMARSISDALLLLLNMAGALLAPRAPHSLPVPAADDEGVDFFFFPFLVLYKSGRVERFMGTDTVPASVDPATGVASKDVAIDAAAGLAVRLYLPNSTAETLPLVVFYHGGAFVTESAFSPTYQRYLNALASKAGVLAVSVDYHLSPERPLPTAYDDAWTALRWALRSARCGSGAEAEPWLSRRADLTRLFLVGDSAGGNIAHNVAMRAGREGLDGGATIQGVALLDPYFWGKRPVPSETRDPAERRWRDRTWSFVCAGRYGVDDPVINPVAMASDEWRRLGCARVLVTVAGLDVLAARGRAYVAALGDSGWGGDVRLYETPGESHVYFLLKPDGEKAAKEMDAVVAFINGNRPLESSESEVSAIS